The genomic segment TCAATCCAAAATTTGCGCATAAGTTTCCCCGAGGAGGTTACCCTAAAGTCGTCTTTAAACTTTCCACCTTCTTGCAATTGACTTTTCTCATAAACATAGGCTTGCAAGTATTCTGAAAAAGGGTGCATTGTACGCATTTTATATACTCCGAGGATTTTCCCGTTTTTTCCGTAACGTCTGAGTTTTATAAGAGGACCATAAGTTGGAGAAGCATCAAAAACCGGGATGTCAATTTTTCTTGCGGCAAAATAAAATTGTTGGTCAATAAATTTCTCATCGATAAGCTCGAAACCACAACTGTATAACCTGCCAAGTGTTTCTGCTCTTGACATAACACGATTTCTTCCTCCGGTTAAAAGGAAATAAAACTTCTTTGTAAAAACCAGTTTAGGCATTACACGCTTTACTAAAAAGTCGAAGAAATAATATATCCAATTAAGTATCGGAGGATATTTTTTGAGTAATCGTTTTTTTCTATCAGTATAGGTTTCAACATTATTAATGTAAATGCCTCCCATTTCGAGTTTAGCATTAACAGCTTCAAAAAATTTATTGATATATTGAATATCATTGATTCTCTTTAGATTAATAATGTATTTATAGTTTGCTTTGGGTTGGTTTGTTAAATTGAATTTAGTTGTGGTGGAAATAACTAAAGCATCGTCGGTAGTAAGCCGGGTATATTTTTTTATAAACTTAAATGGATTAGATCCAATTTCATCAACAATTAATTTTTTGAGTTTTTCGTAGAACTTACCTTTTGGAGTAGTATCATCAATAACAGGGAATTCTTTGCCAATTTTATTTTTATCTTTTTTCTCTTGACGGATTTCCCACTCGCCGACTTGTTCCATACCACTACTCATCTCTTTATCGAGCAAATAGAAGTAACTTATAGCACCTTCAATAACAGTTGCAATTACAACAGTTATAACTATCATCAATCGCGAATAGCTTAAGCTAGCAAAAAAGATAACAAAAGTAATGGTGAATAAAACAAACAAATTACTTTTAATAATATTGAAAAGGTTGTCGCTTTTATTCTTTAGTTTCTGAAGTTTGTACTTTTTAAATAGAAAAGAAGAAATAATCCAGATGCTTTCGAATATCAAAAACGGCATCCAATAATAATTGAATATAGCTTTCTCCTTACCGGTCTTAAAATAAGCAGCAATTAAGAAGGCAAAGAAGACGATAAAAACATCTACAAAAGCAAATAATAGCGTTCGCCGCTTCATGAGTGCATTAATTTTGTAGCGAATTTAAAACAATTATTGGAGTTAGACTGTTTTTTGCCGGAAGAATGACCTAAAGAAAAGCATTTGTTGGTTAATGTATTTTATTATTTTTGCAATGAATTTTTAATTATAATTTATGGACTTAAGTAAAATCTTATCAATAGCCGGTAAACCCGGGTTGTACAAAATGATCTCAAATACCAAAAATGGAGTTTTGGTTGAATCTTTACTCGACGGAAAACGTATTCCGGCATTTTCGCACGAAAGGATTAGTTCTTTAGAGGAAATCAGCATTTTTACGGAAACTGACGATGTTCCATTAAAGCAAATTTTTCAGTCGATGTACAATATTATGAATCAGCAACCGGCTCTCAGTCACAAATCAAGTGCCAAAGAATTGACGGATTTCTTTGAAAGTGTTTTGCCTGATTATGATAGCGATCGTGTTTATGTTTCGGATATAAAGAAAATGGTACAATGGTACAATATACTTCAATCAAAAAGCTTGATTGATCTTAGTGAAGACCCTGAAACAAAAGAAACAGATTCGGAAGACAAGGACAACGAAAAAGAATAAATATTAAGCCTGATGTAAATCGGGCTTTTTTTATAATTTTAAACAATGTATAAATCTATTATTCGTCCCCTTTTATTTAAGTTTTATGCTGAAGATGTTCATCATTTTGTGCGTTTTTGCTTATGGTTATTTTTCAAAATTCCCGGGTCTAAATATGTGGCAAAACAAATATTTGTTGTTCAAGATAAACGCTTGGAACGAGAAGTGTTTGGACTTAAATTTTCTAATCCTGTAGGTATTGCTGCCGGCTTTGATAAAGATGCCACTATGTTTAATGAGCTGAGTTATTTGGGCTTTGGTCATATAGAAATAGGGACAGTTACTCCAAAAGCACAGTCCGGAAATCCAAAACCACGTTTATTTCGCTTACCTAAAGACAAGGCTTTAATCAATCGGATGGGTTTTAATAATGGTGGTGTTTTAGCGGCCGCCGATAATCTGAAAAACCGAAAAACAAAAGCTGTTATTGGTGGGAATTTAGGGAAAAATACCCTCACGCCTAACAACGAAGCGGTAGATGATTATGTTGCTGTTTTTGAGGGATTATACGATGTGGTAGATTATTTTGTGGTGAATGTAAGTTGTCCAAATATCAGCGATTTGCACGAATTGCAAGATCAAGAATACCTCGAAGCCATATTGAATGCTGTAATGGAAAAGAATAAGGCAAAGCCAAAGCAGAAACCCATTTTACTAAAAGTTTCGCCAGATTTAAATAATGCACAGTTGGATGAGGTGATTACGGTTATCAAAAAAACTAAAATACACGGTGTAATTGCTGTGAATACTAGTGTGAGTCGTGAAGGTTTAAAAACGGATCAGGAAAAAGTAAAAGCTATTGCCAATGGTGGTTTAAGCGGAAAGCCATTGAATAAAAGATCCACAGAGGTGATAAAATACTTGACAGAAAAATCAAATGGAGCTTTTCCAATTATTGCCGTTGGCGGAATATTTACTGCTGAGGATGCAATAGATAAACTGAATGCAGGAGCCTCACTTGTTCAGGTGTATACTGGGTTTATTTATGAAGGACCGTTTTTAGCAAAAAGAATTAATAAAGAGATTCTAAGTCGAATGTAACAAGTGATCTGTGACGAGTAACTGGTTACCTGTCAGCCCTCGCTCATCCTAATCTCCAAATTAGGTTGGATGTTTGAATTTGTTTCTGACAAATAATTGTTTGAAATGTAATGCGGTTAGGAGACCGCAATGTATAACAAGCTTAATTAGAAATTAAGCTTAGCGTTGTTCAACACATCAATTCATTAGCGTTTCAATCTCCTCAATCTCAATTGGAATATCAGCCATAAGGTTTAGGGGTCCATCTTCGGTAATCAAAATGTCGTTTTCAAGACGAATCCCTAACTTTTCTTCAGGAATATAAATTCCGGGTTCGCAAGTTAAAACCATGCCTGCTGTTAGTGGAGTATTTCTATCACCTACATCGTGTACGTCTAATCCAAGGTGATGATTTACACCATGCATAAAATACTTTTTATATAGTGGATTTTTCGGGTCTTGATTTTGCTTCTCTTCCTCGCTAAAAAGCCCTAAATCAATAAGCTCTTTTTCGATTAATTTTTTAGAAAGTCTATCCAAATCATCGAGAGAAGTTCCTACAGTCATGTTTTCGGTAAGTGTATTTATTGTGCGTAAAACGGCTTGATAAACATCTTTTTGTCTTTCTGTAAATTTCCCGTTTACAGGAATAGACCTCGACATATCTGCGCTGTAATTGGCATATTCGGCACCAAAGTCAAACAAAATCACATCGCCATCCTGACAGACTTTATCATTTTCTATATAGTGTAGCGTACAGGCGTTTTTACCGGAGGCGATAATAGGATAATAGCCATGACCATTAGCCCTGTTTCGTGTAAATTCATGTTCAATTTCTGCCTGAATTTCGAATTCCATAACTTCAGGCTTTACAAATTTAAGCACCCGACGAAAAGCTTTATTTGTAATTTTACAAGCCTCTTTTAAAAGATTAATTTCCGTCTCTGATTTTATCATACGCATCCCATACAAAATGGGAGCAGAGCGTTCAAAAATATGTAAGGGATAGAGCTGTCTTATTTCTTTTGCAAAACGCTTTTCTCCACTTTCAACTTTTGAGTCATATTTTGGATATTCGTAGTCGTTGAGATAGATATTTTTCGCATAAGATGCAGCTTCTCTAATTATCATATCCATTTCATCTAACCAATGTATGTTCTCAATTCCGGAAGTTTCGCTAGCTTCTTCTTGGGTGTACTTATGCCCATACCAAACAGCAATAGTTTCATTGGTTTTTAAAATAAAAAGTACTTCTCTAAGTTTGGGATTAGGACAATCGGGAGCCAACATCAGAATACTTTTTTCTTGGTCGATACCGCTGAGATAAAATAAATCAGATGATTGTCGAAAAGGAAAATACTGATCCCCATTTCTTGGTTGTTCATCATTTGAAACAAAAAGAGCAATAGAATTAGATTCCATTCTTTTTACGAAATTCTCTCTGTTTTTTGTAAAAAATTGATTTTCAATTTTATGATATCTCATCCTGAAACTGAATTATTTATAATAAGTACAAATTAATTAAATCCTTCTGATATGCTGCCTTTTTAATGGCTTTAAATCTTACATTTGTGTTTTGTTTGAAACAAAAATACAGAAATTATTTATCAAAAATCTAAAACATATACTAAATAAAAATTCATTATGATTAAACAAAGAACCTTTTCATCGATTACAAAGAAAGTAATCATGTCGTTAGCGGGTTTGTTTTTAATTATCTTTTTGCTTGTCCATTTGGGCATCAATTTGTTTTTAATGCCGTTAACAGAAAATCACCAAGAGATTTTTGAGTTACTTGCTGGCTTTATGGCAACCAATCCGGTTATTAAAGTCTTCGAAGTAGTTCTTTTTGGAGGATTTATTATTCACATTATTTATGGTATTATTGTTCAACTACAAAACTGGGCTTCACGTGGTAACGTAAGATATAAGTCTGGTAGTAAAACAAATACAACATTCTCTTCACAGACTATGATTTATACCGGATTATTGGTGTTCTTATTTTTAGCTTTACACTTGTATCAGTTTTATTTTCTAAAATTAGGATTGAACTCAACAACATTTGTAGATGCACATGGTCATCCCGAATTTTATAATGTTGCTGTAGCCTTGTTTACTACACAACCTATTTATTCTGTAATTTATATTATAACATTTGTAATTTTAGGTTTCCATTTGAATCATGCTTTTCAATCGGCTTTTCAAACATTAGGATGGGATCATCCTAAATATAAATCTGTTATAAAAATTGCCGGAAGTGTATATGCTATAGTTGTTCCT from the Bacteroidales bacterium genome contains:
- a CDS encoding aminopeptidase P family protein; translation: MESNSIALFVSNDEQPRNGDQYFPFRQSSDLFYLSGIDQEKSILMLAPDCPNPKLREVLFILKTNETIAVWYGHKYTQEEASETSGIENIHWLDEMDMIIREAASYAKNIYLNDYEYPKYDSKVESGEKRFAKEIRQLYPLHIFERSAPILYGMRMIKSETEINLLKEACKITNKAFRRVLKFVKPEVMEFEIQAEIEHEFTRNRANGHGYYPIIASGKNACTLHYIENDKVCQDGDVILFDFGAEYANYSADMSRSIPVNGKFTERQKDVYQAVLRTINTLTENMTVGTSLDDLDRLSKKLIEKELIDLGLFSEEEKQNQDPKNPLYKKYFMHGVNHHLGLDVHDVGDRNTPLTAGMVLTCEPGIYIPEEKLGIRLENDILITEDGPLNLMADIPIEIEEIETLMN
- a CDS encoding sugar transferase, which codes for MKRRTLLFAFVDVFIVFFAFLIAAYFKTGKEKAIFNYYWMPFLIFESIWIISSFLFKKYKLQKLKNKSDNLFNIIKSNLFVLFTITFVIFFASLSYSRLMIVITVVIATVIEGAISYFYLLDKEMSSGMEQVGEWEIRQEKKDKNKIGKEFPVIDDTTPKGKFYEKLKKLIVDEIGSNPFKFIKKYTRLTTDDALVISTTTKFNLTNQPKANYKYIINLKRINDIQYINKFFEAVNAKLEMGGIYINNVETYTDRKKRLLKKYPPILNWIYYFFDFLVKRVMPKLVFTKKFYFLLTGGRNRVMSRAETLGRLYSCGFELIDEKFIDQQFYFAARKIDIPVFDASPTYGPLIKLRRYGKNGKILGVYKMRTMHPFSEYLQAYVYEKSQLQEGGKFKDDFRVTSSGKLMRKFWIDELPMILNVLKGEMKIVGVRPLSEHYFNLYTDELKERRLKSKPGLIPPFYVDMPITLEEIMASEMRYLKAHEKHPLLTDINYFFKAFYNILFKKARSK
- a CDS encoding DUF5606 domain-containing protein, translated to MDLSKILSIAGKPGLYKMISNTKNGVLVESLLDGKRIPAFSHERISSLEEISIFTETDDVPLKQIFQSMYNIMNQQPALSHKSSAKELTDFFESVLPDYDSDRVYVSDIKKMVQWYNILQSKSLIDLSEDPETKETDSEDKDNEKE
- a CDS encoding quinone-dependent dihydroorotate dehydrogenase is translated as MYKSIIRPLLFKFYAEDVHHFVRFCLWLFFKIPGSKYVAKQIFVVQDKRLEREVFGLKFSNPVGIAAGFDKDATMFNELSYLGFGHIEIGTVTPKAQSGNPKPRLFRLPKDKALINRMGFNNGGVLAAADNLKNRKTKAVIGGNLGKNTLTPNNEAVDDYVAVFEGLYDVVDYFVVNVSCPNISDLHELQDQEYLEAILNAVMEKNKAKPKQKPILLKVSPDLNNAQLDEVITVIKKTKIHGVIAVNTSVSREGLKTDQEKVKAIANGGLSGKPLNKRSTEVIKYLTEKSNGAFPIIAVGGIFTAEDAIDKLNAGASLVQVYTGFIYEGPFLAKRINKEILSRM
- a CDS encoding succinate dehydrogenase cytochrome b subunit — its product is MIKQRTFSSITKKVIMSLAGLFLIIFLLVHLGINLFLMPLTENHQEIFELLAGFMATNPVIKVFEVVLFGGFIIHIIYGIIVQLQNWASRGNVRYKSGSKTNTTFSSQTMIYTGLLVFLFLALHLYQFYFLKLGLNSTTFVDAHGHPEFYNVAVALFTTQPIYSVIYIITFVILGFHLNHAFQSAFQTLGWDHPKYKSVIKIAGSVYAIVVPAGFITIPLYFLIMQ